The following coding sequences lie in one Pseudomonas syringae CC1557 genomic window:
- a CDS encoding TonB-dependent siderophore receptor — MFVITTAGKSRWPIDMRAEPGGYTHLNGPSTGAIRSTPRTVLGSAVAAAVLISAQGAFAADPGQIQSKVGGKPQEEIALPAISVTGRMDTTTTEGTGSYTTGETAAATHLPLSLRETPQSMTVITRQRMDDQQLNSVQDVLNNTTGVSSYQSDSDRTSFYSRGFLINNVQYDGIPTVVGDIVNGSGISSLDTAFYDRVEVVRGASGLLTGTGNPSAAVNLVRKRPTREFSASASLGAGSWDTHREMADVSTPLTEDGRIRARMVGTSQEGNSYIDGYKPQRQAFYGIIEADLTPDTTVSLGYDYQNITPKGSTWGGMPLWFSDGTQAQYSRSKNYAQNWSHWDNTLKTAFAEIEHRFDNGWNLRAVANQYRTQYDAELLGLIGRPDRATGLGSFPNGAYPVALAFGGRSRQNTVDVMASGPFELLGRQHDLVVGATSSRRTAGQNAAPFSLGFAPVNVYELSPAYPRPDFDAMASIPTRTQIKQSGVYSAARFSLAEPLKLIVGGRFSNYEIDDAAGGSSLHYKKSSEFTPYAGLIYEIDTTYSAYVSYTGIFNPQTDYRDSKGNVLTPSKGKTKEIGLKGAYLDGRLNASVALFHTELDNAAQMIAGTYTPAGAQAYMGSDGTKSRGIELDLQGELARGWNIYTGIAHFTAQDGDGVRLNSQIPRTTAQLFTTYQLPEAWSKLTLGGGVKWQSRFYQSPGTGISTLGGEQDSYALVSLLGRYAITKQITAAVNVNNVLDKKYALQKGDFDTVGYGAPRNLVVTLDYKY; from the coding sequence ATGTTTGTCATCACAACTGCTGGGAAGTCCCGTTGGCCAATTGACATGCGCGCAGAGCCCGGCGGTTATACCCATCTGAATGGGCCGTCCACAGGCGCAATCAGGAGCACGCCCCGCACTGTGCTGGGCTCGGCAGTTGCAGCGGCAGTTCTCATCAGCGCGCAGGGCGCATTCGCCGCCGATCCAGGGCAGATTCAAAGCAAGGTCGGGGGGAAGCCTCAAGAGGAGATAGCCTTGCCGGCCATCAGCGTAACGGGCCGCATGGATACGACGACCACCGAAGGTACCGGCTCCTACACCACAGGCGAGACAGCGGCGGCGACCCACCTGCCGCTGTCGCTGCGGGAAACACCACAGTCGATGACGGTAATCACCCGCCAGCGCATGGACGACCAGCAATTGAATTCGGTACAGGACGTGCTGAACAACACCACGGGCGTCTCGTCTTACCAGTCCGACAGCGACCGGACGAGTTTCTACTCGCGTGGTTTCTTGATCAACAACGTTCAGTACGACGGCATACCCACCGTCGTCGGCGACATCGTCAACGGGAGCGGCATCAGCTCCCTCGATACCGCGTTCTATGATCGTGTCGAGGTCGTGCGCGGCGCTTCCGGCTTGCTGACCGGTACGGGCAATCCCTCGGCCGCCGTCAACCTGGTGCGCAAACGACCGACCCGCGAATTCTCGGCGTCCGCGTCACTCGGTGCGGGGAGCTGGGATACCCACCGAGAAATGGCCGACGTATCGACTCCATTGACCGAGGACGGCCGCATCCGCGCCCGCATGGTCGGGACGTCCCAGGAGGGAAACTCGTACATTGATGGCTACAAGCCGCAGAGACAGGCGTTCTACGGCATCATTGAGGCAGATCTGACACCCGATACGACGGTGAGTCTGGGCTATGACTATCAGAACATCACGCCGAAGGGCTCCACTTGGGGAGGCATGCCTCTGTGGTTCAGCGACGGCACGCAGGCGCAGTATTCACGCTCCAAGAACTACGCGCAGAACTGGAGCCATTGGGATAACACTCTCAAGACGGCGTTTGCCGAGATCGAGCACCGCTTCGACAACGGCTGGAACCTCCGCGCCGTCGCTAACCAATACCGCACGCAATACGATGCCGAACTACTCGGTCTGATCGGTCGCCCTGACCGCGCCACGGGACTGGGGTCCTTTCCCAACGGGGCTTATCCGGTAGCACTGGCGTTCGGAGGTCGCAGCCGGCAGAACACCGTCGACGTGATGGCGAGCGGCCCCTTCGAACTGCTGGGCCGCCAGCACGACCTGGTGGTGGGGGCCACGAGCTCGCGCCGCACGGCCGGCCAGAATGCCGCTCCGTTCTCTCTAGGCTTTGCGCCGGTCAATGTCTATGAATTGAGCCCAGCCTATCCTCGCCCTGACTTCGATGCCATGGCGTCGATACCGACCCGCACCCAAATCAAACAGAGCGGCGTCTATAGCGCAGCCCGTTTTTCGCTGGCTGAGCCTCTGAAACTCATTGTCGGCGGCCGGTTCAGTAACTATGAAATTGACGACGCCGCCGGCGGCTCATCATTGCACTACAAAAAGAGCAGTGAATTCACCCCATACGCCGGCTTGATCTACGAGATCGACACCACCTATTCGGCCTACGTGAGCTACACGGGCATCTTCAATCCGCAAACCGACTATCGCGACAGCAAGGGCAACGTGCTCACGCCGTCAAAGGGAAAAACCAAGGAAATCGGGCTCAAAGGCGCTTACCTGGACGGGCGTCTGAATGCGTCGGTGGCCTTGTTCCATACCGAGCTGGACAACGCTGCACAGATGATCGCAGGAACCTATACGCCAGCGGGGGCCCAGGCCTATATGGGTTCGGATGGGACAAAGTCGCGTGGGATCGAGCTGGACTTGCAGGGCGAGCTGGCGCGTGGCTGGAACATCTACACAGGTATCGCCCACTTCACGGCGCAGGATGGCGATGGCGTGCGCTTGAATTCGCAAATACCGCGCACCACGGCCCAGCTTTTCACTACCTACCAGTTGCCTGAAGCATGGAGCAAGTTGACGCTGGGCGGAGGCGTCAAATGGCAAAGTCGCTTCTATCAGTCTCCCGGCACCGGAATAAGCACCCTAGGCGGGGAGCAGGATTCTTATGCCTTGGTATCACTGTTGGGGCGCTACGCCATCACGAAGCAGATCACCGCGGCAGTCAATGTCAACAACGTGCTCGACAAGAAGTACGCGTTGCAGAAGGGCGATTTTGACACCGTAGGGTATGGCGCACCCCGCAACTTGGTAGTGACGCTGGATTATAAGTATTAA
- a CDS encoding Lrp/AsnC family transcriptional regulator: MDKFDRAILDILQTDCTRSVADIAERIGLGSTACWRRIQKLEEAGIIDRRVALLNPQRLNVSVSVFAAIRTNQHNAAWLEEFHAAVGDLPEVVECYRMAGDTDYMLRIVVADIAGYDAVYKQLISIPGISDVSSSFAMEQIKFTTGLPLQYASFGG, translated from the coding sequence ATGGACAAGTTCGACCGGGCAATCCTCGACATTCTGCAAACCGACTGCACCCGCTCGGTCGCCGACATCGCCGAACGCATCGGGCTGGGCAGCACCGCCTGCTGGCGACGAATCCAGAAACTGGAAGAAGCCGGCATCATCGATCGTCGCGTCGCGTTGCTTAATCCTCAGCGCCTGAACGTATCGGTCAGCGTCTTCGCCGCCATCCGCACCAATCAACACAACGCCGCCTGGCTTGAAGAGTTCCATGCCGCAGTCGGCGACCTGCCCGAAGTGGTCGAGTGCTATCGGATGGCCGGCGATACCGACTATATGCTACGCATCGTCGTGGCTGACATTGCCGGGTACGACGCTGTGTACAAACAACTGATCAGCATCCCCGGCATCAGCGACGTAAGCTCCAGCTTCGCCATGGAACAGATCAAATTCACCACCGGCCTGCCGCTGCAATACGCCTCGTTTGGCGGATGA
- a CDS encoding histone-like nucleoid-structuring protein, MvaT/MvaU family encodes MSKLAEYRQLEKHLAEQLQALEAMKGDQGLKKEIEFETKLRKLLEHYGFSLKNIINLLEPQGPASRQTSEKPAGKRKPRELKVYKNPHTGEVIETKGGNHKVLKEWKAEHGSDVVEGWLKK; translated from the coding sequence ATGTCTAAACTCGCAGAATACCGTCAGCTGGAAAAGCACCTCGCCGAGCAACTCCAGGCACTTGAGGCCATGAAAGGTGATCAAGGCCTGAAGAAAGAAATCGAGTTCGAAACGAAGCTGCGCAAGCTGCTTGAGCACTATGGCTTCAGCCTGAAAAACATTATCAATCTGCTGGAACCACAGGGCCCGGCGAGCCGCCAGACTTCTGAAAAACCTGCGGGCAAACGCAAACCTCGCGAACTCAAGGTGTACAAAAACCCCCACACCGGTGAAGTGATCGAAACCAAAGGCGGCAATCACAAGGTTTTGAAGGAGTGGAAAGCAGAACACGGTTCTGACGTTGTTGAGGGTTGGCTGAAAAAGTAA
- a CDS encoding energy transducer TonB has protein sequence MNDAVIMKAVPSPSPDDTSTAWQGIPFSANTSRPGGLNKPQVMVLIAASVLIHGVIWWYMQTAQPELPEVAPQVPEMTIELTSPTPPAPEPPPPEPPPPPPPPPPPPEPEQPVEDPDAVEPPPKPVEKPKVEKPKPVKKVEPVKKPTPPAPTPVAAPSPPAPPTPAPAPPAPAAPPAPAKESAAVSGLASLGNPPPEYPGLALRRSWEGRVVLRIKVLPNGRAGAVEVTKSSGKPVLDEAAVEAVRNWKFIPAKRGDTPIEGFATQTIDFKLPE, from the coding sequence ATGAATGATGCGGTAATAATGAAAGCGGTTCCCTCCCCCTCGCCCGATGACACTTCGACGGCGTGGCAGGGCATTCCTTTCAGTGCCAATACGTCACGCCCGGGCGGCCTCAATAAGCCGCAAGTAATGGTGTTGATTGCTGCGTCGGTACTTATCCACGGTGTGATCTGGTGGTACATGCAAACAGCGCAGCCCGAGCTGCCGGAAGTTGCACCACAAGTTCCGGAAATGACCATTGAACTGACCAGCCCAACACCGCCTGCGCCAGAACCGCCGCCGCCCGAGCCACCACCTCCGCCACCTCCCCCGCCGCCGCCACCCGAGCCGGAACAGCCGGTCGAGGACCCGGACGCCGTGGAGCCGCCACCCAAGCCGGTGGAAAAGCCCAAGGTCGAGAAGCCCAAACCGGTCAAGAAAGTCGAGCCTGTGAAAAAGCCGACGCCGCCTGCGCCAACGCCTGTCGCCGCGCCGAGCCCGCCTGCGCCGCCAACACCTGCGCCTGCACCTCCGGCACCTGCTGCGCCACCGGCTCCGGCCAAGGAAAGCGCGGCTGTATCAGGGCTCGCCAGCCTGGGCAACCCGCCACCGGAATATCCGGGGCTGGCCCTTCGTCGCAGCTGGGAAGGCCGCGTGGTGCTGCGCATCAAGGTGCTGCCCAACGGTCGCGCAGGCGCTGTCGAGGTGACCAAATCCAGCGGCAAACCGGTACTGGACGAAGCGGCTGTGGAAGCCGTGCGCAACTGGAAGTTTATCCCGGCCAAGCGTGGCGATACGCCGATTGAAGGCTTCGCTACGCAGACCATCGACTTCAAGCTGCCGGAATGA
- a CDS encoding helix-turn-helix transcriptional regulator, whose product MANSLGTYLKDCRARLDPASLGLSNTRRRTPGLRREEVAQRANISATWYTWLEQGRGGAPSAQVLDRIAQSLLMTEPEREHLFMLAFGHLPEVVYSAPEGVSPRLQRILDTLAFSPAFIKTATWDVLAWNDAAAAVFTDYSLLPVEQRNILRLMFCNPGTRAKQDDWQAVARFIVAAFRADATRAGASSELSELADELCILSADFAALWRDNDVRLQGEGTKRLRHPVHGLIELEYSGFAVDGRPDLSMIVYNPVTPDDAQRVRALVEEHLAAAL is encoded by the coding sequence ATGGCAAACTCGCTGGGAACGTATTTGAAGGATTGCCGGGCACGTCTCGACCCTGCAAGCCTGGGGCTTTCCAACACGCGTCGACGCACTCCGGGTTTGCGTCGAGAGGAAGTAGCGCAGCGTGCCAACATCAGCGCTACCTGGTACACGTGGCTGGAACAAGGGCGTGGTGGCGCACCGTCCGCCCAAGTCCTGGACAGGATCGCGCAAAGTCTGTTGATGACCGAACCCGAGCGGGAACACCTGTTCATGCTCGCCTTCGGTCATCTTCCCGAGGTTGTCTACTCTGCGCCCGAAGGTGTGTCGCCGCGCTTGCAACGCATTCTGGATACCCTCGCGTTCAGTCCTGCGTTCATCAAAACCGCTACGTGGGATGTTCTGGCCTGGAACGACGCTGCGGCAGCGGTATTCACCGACTACAGCCTGCTACCGGTGGAACAGCGCAACATTCTGCGCCTGATGTTTTGCAACCCCGGCACACGTGCAAAACAGGATGACTGGCAGGCTGTGGCGCGCTTTATCGTCGCCGCATTCAGGGCAGACGCTACACGTGCCGGAGCTTCCTCGGAACTCAGCGAACTTGCCGACGAGCTGTGCATTCTGAGCGCTGATTTTGCTGCGCTGTGGCGTGACAACGATGTGCGTCTGCAAGGCGAAGGAACCAAGCGTTTGCGGCACCCGGTTCACGGGCTCATCGAGCTGGAGTATTCGGGCTTTGCCGTAGATGGCCGGCCGGATCTGTCGATGATTGTGTATAACCCGGTTACCCCTGATGACGCGCAGCGGGTTCGGGCGCTTGTGGAGGAGCATTTGGCTGCAGCGCTTTGA
- a CDS encoding SMI1/KNR4 family protein, translating to MSLTQAGNHWESWKQIVDEYSPEDMKEASAFCKSAMPGAIKEVYANQYWVPFAHDYGGNYLGVDLDPEQRGTSGQVINFGRDEDERFVLALSMEAFVEWLVCQLESGNALIRDEDDGGRSLNIREPESYNFLDSLPVLFASQRDLPGDPA from the coding sequence CTGTCGCTGACACAAGCGGGGAACCACTGGGAGTCATGGAAGCAGATTGTTGATGAATACTCCCCTGAGGATATGAAGGAAGCCAGCGCCTTCTGCAAATCTGCAATGCCCGGTGCCATCAAGGAAGTCTATGCCAACCAATACTGGGTCCCGTTTGCGCATGATTACGGCGGTAACTACCTGGGAGTAGATTTAGACCCCGAACAGCGTGGGACCTCGGGGCAAGTGATCAACTTTGGCCGAGACGAAGATGAGAGGTTCGTGCTGGCTCTCTCGATGGAAGCGTTTGTCGAGTGGCTGGTCTGTCAACTGGAGAGCGGCAATGCGCTGATTCGGGACGAAGATGATGGGGGGCGAAGCCTGAATATCAGAGAGCCTGAAAGCTATAACTTCCTGGATTCACTGCCTGTGCTGTTCGCTTCGCAGCGCGACCTACCGGGTGATCCTGCGTAG
- a CDS encoding HAD family hydrolase produces the protein MRPQTSFIFDLDGTLTDSVYQNVAAWKEALDAEGIPLAMWRIHRKIGMSGGLMLKSLSRETGLSITEAQAERLSEKHAQAYERLQGQIIALPGAVELLETLDKENLKWCIATSGGIDTATINLKALKLDINKINIVTRDDVSYGKPDPDLFLAAAQKIGAPIDECLVIGDAIWDMLAARRCKATSVGLLSGGYDIGELERAGALRVYEDPLDLLNHLDEIASRP, from the coding sequence ATGAGACCTCAAACCTCGTTCATTTTCGACCTGGACGGCACGCTGACCGACAGCGTTTACCAAAACGTTGCCGCCTGGAAAGAAGCACTGGATGCAGAAGGTATCCCGCTCGCGATGTGGCGTATTCACCGCAAGATCGGCATGAGCGGCGGGCTGATGTTGAAGTCGTTGTCGCGTGAAACCGGCTTGAGCATCACCGAAGCGCAAGCCGAGCGGCTCAGTGAGAAGCATGCTCAAGCATACGAGCGGCTACAGGGGCAGATCATTGCGCTGCCCGGCGCGGTCGAGCTGCTTGAAACGCTCGACAAGGAAAACCTCAAGTGGTGCATCGCCACCAGCGGCGGGATTGATACGGCGACGATCAATCTGAAAGCGCTGAAACTGGATATCAACAAGATCAACATTGTTACGCGCGATGACGTGAGCTACGGCAAACCGGACCCTGATCTGTTCCTCGCGGCAGCGCAGAAAATAGGCGCTCCGATTGATGAGTGCCTGGTGATCGGCGATGCGATCTGGGACATGCTGGCGGCGCGTCGCTGCAAGGCAACCAGCGTCGGTCTGCTCTCGGGCGGCTATGACATCGGCGAGCTTGAGCGGGCGGGTGCCTTGAGGGTGTATGAAGATCCGCTGGATTTGCTGAACCACCTGGACGAGATTGCTTCTCGCCCTTGA
- a CDS encoding SDR family oxidoreductase — MRVFLTGSTGFIGAQVARELIHAGHQVLGLTRSEAGARALMAIGAEPHRGNIEELPSLQSGAEQCDAVIHTAFDHDFANFVANCQKDSRAIAALGSVLEGSERPLIITSSTAMGSSAPGRAADEDHFDPNHPNPRVASELAGQALLQRGVNVVVMRLSQIHNPVRQGLVTEVINQAREKGVSAYIDEGLNQWSAAHLEDTARLYRLALEKHQPGARYHATAESGIAFRVIAEAIGEGLGVPVVSVSAHEAAASFGWLSGFVGKDMSSLSNKTRERLGWQPGGSGVIADLRRYFNG, encoded by the coding sequence ATGCGCGTATTTCTTACCGGATCAACAGGCTTTATTGGCGCTCAAGTAGCCCGAGAACTTATTCACGCAGGCCACCAGGTACTGGGGCTGACACGCTCGGAAGCCGGTGCTCGTGCGCTAATGGCGATAGGCGCAGAACCCCATCGCGGCAACATCGAAGAACTGCCCAGCCTCCAAAGTGGTGCCGAGCAATGCGACGCAGTGATTCATACCGCGTTCGATCACGACTTCGCCAACTTCGTCGCCAACTGCCAGAAGGATTCACGTGCCATTGCAGCCCTGGGCTCAGTACTGGAGGGTTCCGAGCGCCCGCTGATTATCACCTCCAGCACCGCGATGGGCTCATCAGCACCGGGCCGCGCCGCTGACGAAGATCACTTCGACCCCAACCACCCCAATCCCCGAGTTGCCTCCGAACTGGCCGGGCAGGCGCTGTTGCAACGCGGAGTCAACGTGGTCGTCATGCGGCTGTCGCAGATTCACAACCCGGTCAGGCAAGGTCTGGTGACCGAAGTCATCAATCAAGCGCGGGAAAAAGGCGTCTCGGCCTATATCGATGAAGGCCTCAATCAGTGGTCCGCTGCTCACCTGGAAGATACCGCGCGCCTGTATCGCCTTGCACTGGAGAAACACCAGCCGGGGGCTCGCTACCATGCGACGGCCGAGTCGGGTATTGCGTTTCGCGTGATTGCCGAGGCTATTGGAGAAGGACTGGGTGTGCCTGTGGTTTCGGTGTCCGCGCATGAGGCTGCTGCGAGTTTTGGCTGGTTGTCGGGGTTTGTGGGTAAGGATATGAGCAGCTTGAGTAACAAGACCCGCGAGCGCCTGGGGTGGCAGCCAGGCGGTTCGGGCGTCATTGCAGACTTGCGGCGCTATTTCAACGGTTAG
- a CDS encoding FMN-dependent NADH-azoreductase, producing the protein MHILHIASSPRGERSASLKLASRYLETLNSLHPDASVDVLDVWTTDLLPFDGPALNAKYADLQGLQMSAEQQAVWKQIHALGERFHRADVILFSVPMWNFGIPYRLKHLIDAVSQRGVLFEFDAQGMRGLLKGKKVVVFATRGVALGEDFPVEAYDHQVAYLRTWARMVGITAVDAVLSEATLADSATADAHFTAALAEASKLAADLV; encoded by the coding sequence ATGCATATTCTTCACATTGCCAGTTCTCCACGCGGGGAGCGCTCAGCGTCCCTGAAACTGGCCTCGCGCTATCTTGAGACCTTGAACTCGCTTCATCCCGACGCCAGCGTAGATGTCCTGGACGTCTGGACGACCGATCTGTTGCCCTTCGATGGCCCGGCCTTGAATGCCAAGTACGCGGACCTCCAAGGCTTGCAAATGAGCGCGGAGCAACAGGCTGTGTGGAAGCAGATCCATGCATTGGGCGAGCGCTTCCACCGAGCCGACGTCATCCTTTTCAGCGTGCCGATGTGGAACTTCGGTATTCCGTATCGCCTTAAGCATTTGATTGACGCAGTGTCCCAACGCGGCGTGCTGTTCGAGTTCGATGCCCAAGGCATGCGGGGTCTGCTTAAAGGCAAGAAGGTGGTGGTGTTTGCCACACGCGGGGTAGCGCTTGGGGAAGACTTCCCTGTTGAAGCGTACGATCATCAGGTCGCGTACCTCAGAACCTGGGCACGGATGGTAGGTATTACCGCCGTTGACGCGGTGCTGTCAGAAGCAACGCTCGCGGACTCTGCGACGGCAGACGCCCATTTTACCGCAGCGCTGGCCGAAGCCTCGAAGCTGGCTGCCGACCTGGTGTAA
- a CDS encoding cysteine desulfurase family protein has translation MTTSTLYLDYAATTPVDEQVIEAMVACMGREGHFGNPASSGHGYGQVARQAVEQARRQVADAVGAPVDTIVWTSGATESNNLAIKGIAHDANAQRRHIITSVLEHKAVLDTVSTLEGQGFPVTWLKPDAQGLIQPQAVQEALREDTLLVSLMLVNNELGTLTDIARIGELVREHGALFHVDAAQAVGKVKVDLASLAVDLMSFSAHKAYGPKGIGALYVGPRAHSLLQAQIHGGGHEGGFRSGTLATHQIVGMGTAFALAISKADAENQRIEELSSHLREGLLALPDVHLNGCPEQRIPHTLNLCITRSGFSSSQVSHSLALSSTSACNSASNAPSHVLLALGLDSAKALSSVRVSLGRYTTQADVERAIEVFSKALSAPAAFW, from the coding sequence ATGACCACTTCTACGCTCTACCTGGATTACGCCGCTACCACGCCTGTCGATGAACAGGTCATCGAAGCCATGGTTGCCTGCATGGGCCGTGAAGGTCATTTCGGTAATCCGGCATCCAGCGGGCATGGTTATGGGCAGGTCGCGCGTCAGGCTGTCGAGCAGGCGCGACGTCAGGTGGCTGATGCAGTAGGCGCACCTGTCGATACGATCGTCTGGACCTCCGGCGCGACCGAGTCCAACAACCTGGCGATCAAGGGCATTGCCCATGATGCCAACGCGCAACGTCGACACATTATTACTAGCGTGCTGGAACACAAGGCGGTCCTCGACACCGTCAGCACACTGGAGGGTCAGGGCTTTCCTGTCACCTGGTTGAAGCCGGACGCGCAAGGGCTGATCCAGCCGCAGGCCGTTCAGGAAGCTTTGCGTGAAGACACCTTGCTGGTGTCGTTGATGCTAGTGAACAACGAACTGGGCACGCTGACCGATATCGCTCGCATTGGTGAGCTGGTGCGTGAACATGGGGCGTTGTTTCATGTGGACGCTGCGCAGGCGGTCGGCAAGGTGAAGGTTGATCTGGCCAGTCTGGCTGTCGATCTGATGTCGTTCTCGGCGCACAAGGCATACGGCCCCAAGGGCATCGGCGCACTGTATGTGGGCCCGCGTGCTCATTCACTGTTGCAAGCGCAGATCCATGGCGGCGGACACGAAGGCGGCTTTCGTTCGGGAACGCTGGCAACGCATCAGATCGTCGGCATGGGCACGGCCTTTGCGCTGGCGATCAGCAAGGCCGACGCCGAAAACCAGCGCATCGAGGAACTGAGCAGTCATTTGCGCGAAGGCCTGCTGGCCCTGCCGGACGTGCACCTCAACGGTTGTCCTGAGCAGCGCATACCGCACACCCTGAATCTGTGCATCACCCGCAGCGGTTTCAGCAGTTCGCAGGTGTCACACAGCCTGGCGTTGTCCTCGACGTCCGCGTGCAACTCGGCGAGCAATGCGCCTTCACATGTGCTGCTGGCGCTCGGGCTGGATTCCGCGAAAGCGCTCTCCAGCGTCCGCGTCAGCCTGGGCCGCTACACCACGCAGGCCGATGTCGAACGCGCCATCGAGGTGTTCAGCAAGGCGCTCAGCGCGCCTGCTGCGTTCTGGTAA
- a CDS encoding methyl-accepting chemotaxis protein: MRLRNLNVAPRAALFFALIIALVFVLGAFAVVQMGKLRDSEKDVELNWMASIRQTALMNNATLRLRLETQRGLADPQSIQKNIESFAGYRKAFTDAVTNYEPLIASDEERSFYTPVKTSADAYSRQLDLLEPLMRQGDMAAAVNLVSTNIRPLTNNMEQQIKDLASYNDRGAARAGQTATDLYDNGLWLVVGLIAGVVILTVGLALLLTKSITSPINDALSVAERIAASDLSREVLVSGTDEAGRLLKALAQMQTNLRTTILQISDSSTQLASASEEMTAVTEESSRGLVAQNDEVNQAATAVTEMSAAVDEVARNAESASEESKRTQGYTEVGLARVAQTLKSIQKLNGNVENTSEQIQGLSDRAQSITKVVEVIRAIAEQTNLLALNAAIEAARAGEQGRGFAVVADEVRALAHRTQVSTQEIEQMIAAIQNDSDLAVKAMNTSRDLANESLGVAQEASTSLDQIASAIIQINERNLMIATASEEQSHVAREVDRNLVSIRELATQSAAGASQTASACGEMSKLAVNLNQLVNRFVV; this comes from the coding sequence ATGCGCCTCAGAAACCTCAATGTAGCTCCACGAGCCGCCCTGTTTTTCGCGTTGATAATCGCTTTGGTTTTTGTGCTCGGCGCATTCGCAGTCGTGCAAATGGGCAAGCTGCGGGACTCCGAAAAAGACGTCGAACTCAACTGGATGGCCAGCATCCGTCAAACGGCGCTGATGAACAATGCGACCCTTCGCCTGAGACTCGAAACACAGCGCGGCCTTGCTGACCCCCAATCCATTCAAAAGAATATTGAAAGCTTCGCTGGCTACCGCAAGGCGTTCACCGATGCGGTGACGAATTATGAGCCCCTCATAGCGAGCGATGAAGAGCGTTCGTTTTACACACCGGTAAAAACCAGTGCCGATGCCTATTCCAGACAATTGGATCTTCTCGAACCGTTGATGAGGCAGGGTGACATGGCCGCAGCGGTCAATCTGGTCAGTACCAATATCCGCCCCCTGACGAATAACATGGAGCAGCAGATCAAGGATTTGGCCTCCTACAACGATAGAGGCGCAGCGCGGGCCGGGCAAACCGCGACCGATCTCTATGACAATGGCCTTTGGCTTGTTGTCGGCCTTATAGCGGGTGTGGTCATCTTGACAGTTGGATTGGCATTATTGCTGACGAAAAGTATTACCTCTCCGATTAACGATGCCCTGTCTGTCGCAGAGCGGATTGCGGCCAGTGACCTCTCCAGGGAGGTATTGGTCAGCGGGACTGATGAAGCCGGGCGACTGTTGAAAGCACTCGCGCAGATGCAGACAAACCTGCGCACTACCATCCTGCAGATATCCGATTCGTCCACCCAACTGGCCTCTGCGTCAGAAGAGATGACAGCGGTCACTGAGGAGTCGAGCCGGGGTCTTGTCGCCCAAAATGACGAGGTCAATCAAGCAGCCACAGCGGTCACAGAAATGAGCGCGGCGGTTGATGAGGTCGCTCGTAACGCGGAGTCAGCTTCCGAAGAGTCAAAGCGTACCCAAGGCTATACCGAGGTAGGTTTGGCGCGAGTAGCTCAGACATTGAAGTCCATTCAAAAGCTGAACGGTAATGTTGAAAACACGAGCGAACAGATTCAAGGGTTGTCAGATCGTGCCCAGAGCATCACTAAAGTTGTCGAGGTGATTCGGGCGATTGCAGAACAAACCAATCTGTTGGCCTTGAACGCCGCTATCGAGGCTGCACGTGCTGGCGAGCAAGGACGTGGATTTGCGGTGGTTGCTGACGAGGTAAGGGCTTTGGCTCATCGCACTCAGGTGTCGACCCAGGAAATCGAGCAGATGATTGCTGCCATTCAGAACGACTCTGACCTGGCCGTAAAGGCGATGAACACGAGCCGAGACCTGGCGAACGAATCGCTTGGCGTCGCCCAGGAGGCCAGTACCTCGCTGGATCAAATAGCGTCGGCCATTATTCAGATTAACGAACGTAACCTCATGATCGCGACGGCTTCTGAAGAACAGTCACATGTTGCTCGTGAGGTTGACCGCAATCTGGTCAGTATTCGCGAGCTGGCAACACAGAGTGCTGCGGGTGCCAGCCAGACGGCAAGTGCGTGCGGCGAAATGTCCAAACTGGCGGTTAACCTGAATCAACTGGTTAACCGATTCGTGGTGTGA